In the Neofelis nebulosa isolate mNeoNeb1 chromosome 11, mNeoNeb1.pri, whole genome shotgun sequence genome, one interval contains:
- the DDX54 gene encoding ATP-dependent RNA helicase DDX54: MAAGTRPAAGPRSRAAMAQWRKKKGLRKRRGAASQARSSDSEDGEFEIQAEDDARAQKLGPGRPLPTFPTSECTSDVEPDTRDMVRAQNKKKKKSGGFQSMGLSYPVFKGIMKKGYKVPTPIQRKTIPMILDGKDVVAMARTGSGKTACFLIPMFERLKTRSAQTGARALILSPTRELALQTMKFTKELGKFTGLRTALILGGDKIEDQFAALHENPDVIIATPGRLVHVAVEMNLKLQSVEYVVFDEADRLFEMGFAEQLQEILCRLPGGHQTVLFSATLPRLLVEFARAGLTEPVLIRLDVDAKLNEQLKTSFFLVREDTKAAVLLHLLRTVVRPQDQTVVFVATKHHAEYLSELLTTQGVSCAHIYSALDQTARKINLAKFTHGKCSTLIVTDLAARGLDIPLLDNVINYSFPAKGKLFLHRVGRVARAGRSGTAYSLVAPDEVPYLLDLHLFLGRALTLARPHEGPSGAVGGDGMLGRVPQSVVDDEEGGLRSALSASLELRGLGRVADNARQQYVRSRPAPSPESIKRAKELDVAGLGLHPLFSSRFEEEELQRLRLVDTVKHYRSRATIFEINASSRDVSSQVMRAKRQKDRKAIATFRQGQQEGPAGPGPGCPAPREERPEEEEEAAGESLEDVFTEVIGRKRQQPGPERGAKRRREEARHRDQEFYIHYRPKDFDSERGLSISGAAGAFEQQVAGAVLDLMGDEAQNLTRGRQQLKWDRKKKRFVGQSGQEDKKKIKTESGHYISSSYKRDLYRKWKQKQKVDDRDSEDEGASQQRGPERRGGKRGRGQGASQPRTPAGPAGRVRSELKTKQQILKQRRRAQKLRFLQRGGLKQLSARNRRRAQELRQGAFGRGARSKKGKMRKSM; this comes from the exons ATGGCGGCCGGCACGCGCCCGGCGGCCGGACCTCGGTCCCGTGCTGCCATGGCCCAgtggaggaaaaagaaggggCTGCGGAAGCGCCGAGGCGCGGCCTCCCAGGCTCGCAGCAGCGACTCAGAGGACGGCGAGTTTGAGATTCAGGCGGAAGATGACGCCCGGGCCCAGAAG CTGGGACCTGGCAgacccctgcccaccttccccaCCTCGGAATGCACCTCAGATGTGGAGCCCGACACCCGGGACATGGTACGAGCccagaacaagaagaagaagaaatccgGAGGCTTCCAGTCCATGG GCTTGAGCTACCCAGTGTTCAAGGGCATCATGAAGAAGGGCTACAAGGTGCCAACACCCATCCAGAGGAAG ACCATCCCGATGATCCTGGATGGCAAGGATGTGGTGGCCATGGCCCGGACGGGGAGCGGCAAGACGGCCTGCTTCCTCATCCCCATGTTTGAGCGGCTCAAGACCCGCAGCGCCCAGACTGGGGCCCGTGCCCTCATCCTCTCGCCCACCCGCGAGCTGGCCCTGCAGACCATGAAGTTCACCAAGGAG ttggGCAAGTTCACAGGCCTCAGGACCGCCCTGATCCTGGGCGGGGACAA GATAGAAGACCAGTTTGCAGCCCTGCACGAAAATCCCGACGT AATCATTGCCACCCCCGGGCGCCTGGTGCACGTGGCCGTGGAGATGAACCTGAAGCTGCAGAGCGTGGAGTACGTGGTGTTCGACGAGGCGGACAG GCTCTTCGAGATGGGGTTTGCCGAGCAGCTGCAGGAAATCCTCTGCCGCCTCCCCGGGGGCCACCAGACGGTCCTGTTCTCTGCCACGCTGCCCAGGCTGCTGGTGGAGTTCGCCCGGGCCG GCCTCACGGAGCCCGTGCTCATCCGGCTCGACGTGGATGCCAAACTCAACGAGCAGCTCAAG ACCTCCTTCTTCCTTGTGCGCGAGGACACCAAGGCCGCCGTGCTGCTCCACCTGCTGCGCACCGTCGTGCGGCCCCAGGACCAGACGGTGGTGTTTGTGGCCACGAAGCACCACGCGGAGTACCTCAGCGAG CTGCTGACGACCCAGGGGGTGAGTTGCGCGCACATCTACAGCGCCCTGGACCAGACGGCCCGCAAGATCAACCTCGCCAAGTTCACCCACGGCAAGTGCTCCACCCTCATCGTGACGGACCTGGCGGCCCGCGGCCTGGACATCCCGCTGCTGGACAACGTCATCAACTACAGCTTTCCTGCCAAGGGCAAGCTTTTCCTGCACCGCGTGG GCCGCGTGGCCCGGGCGGGCCGAAGTGGCACAGCCTACTCTTTGGTGGCTCCAGACGAGGTCCCCTATCTGCTGGACCTGCACCTGTTCCTCGGCCGTGCCCTCACCCTTGCCCGCCCCCATGAAGGGCCCTCAG GTGCGGTCGGTGGGGACGGGATGCTGGGCCGGGTGCCGCAGAGTGTGGTGGACGACGAGGAGGGCGGCCTCCGGAGCGCCCTGTCGGCGTCGCTGGAGCTGCGGGGCCTGGGCCGGGTGGCCGACAACGCCCGGCAGCAGTACGTGCGCTCCCGGCCCGCGCCCTCGCCCGAGTCCATCAAGAGGGCCAAGGAGCTGGACGTCGCGGGGCTGGGCCTCCACCCCCTCTTCA GCTCGCGCTTCGAGGAGGAGGAGCTACAGCGGCTGAGGTTGGTGGACACCGTCAAGCACTACCGCTCGCGGGCG ACCATCTTTGAGATCAACGCCTCCAGCCGGGACGTCAGCAGCCAGGTGATGCGTGCCAAGCGGCAGAAGGACCGCAAGGCCATCGCCACCTTCCGGCAGGGGCAGCAGGAGGGCCCAGctggcccaggcccaggctgccCGGCACCCCGGGAAGAGAGgcctgaggaggaggaagaggcagcgGGAGAGAGTTTGGAG GATGTCTTCACAGAGGTCATAGGCCGGAAGCGGCAGCAGCCGGGACCTGAGCGGGGAGCCAAGAGGCGGAGGGAGGAGGCCCGGCACCGGGACCAGGAGTTCTATATCCACTACCGGCCCAAGGATTTTGACAGCGAGCGGGG ccTGAGCATCAGTGGGGCTGCGGGGGCATTTGAGCAGCAGGTGGCTGGTGCTGTCCTGGACCTGATGGGGGATGAAGCCCAGAACCTGACCAGGGGCCGGCAGCAGCTCAAGTG GGACCGTAAGAAGAAGCGCTTTGTGGGACAGTCAGGCCAGGAAGACAAGAAGAAGATCAAGACGGAGAGTGGCCACTACATCAGCAGCTCCTACAAACGGGACCT CTACCGGAAgtggaaacagaagcagaaagtcGATGATCGTGACTCAGAGGACGAAGGGGCATCCCAGCAGCGAGGCCCAGAGCGAAGAGGGGGGAAGCGGGGCAGAGGCCAAG GCGCGTCCCAGCCCCGCACCCCAGCTGGCCCTGCAGGCCGCGTGCGCTCAGAGCTCAAGACCAAGCAGCAGATTCTGAAGCAGCGGCGCCGAGCCCAGAAGTTGCGCTTCCTGCAGCGTGGGGGCCTCAAGCAGCTCTCCGCCCGCAACCGGCGCCGCGCCCAGGAGCTGCGGCAGGGTGCCTTCGGCCGGGGCGCGCGCTCCAAGAAGGGCAAGATGAGGAAGAGCATGTGA
- the RITA1 gene encoding RBPJ-interacting and tubulin-associated protein 1, with protein MGSMKTPVELAVSGMQTLHLQHRCQGGYRVKARASYVDETLFGSPAGTRPTPPDFDPPWVEKANRTSRVGTGTSRALGANGSCENTSSRVSTPTLTPRKKNRYRLISHTPSYCDESLFGSRPEGTSWEGPWTAKGDAAKLHALFWTPPATPRGSQSPRPRDTPLRAVHPAGPSKPEPKVAADTQKLSVDGLDSPRPPRRERSHSLTHLTVPGTGRPHTSASHASGPRDPRPSPSGVTFQSPLVTPRARSVRVSVPAAPQRGGATRKPKPPWK; from the exons ATGGGCAGCATGAAAACCCCCGTGGAGCTGGCCGTCAGTGGGATGCAGACCCTCCACCTTCAGCACCGGTGCCAGGGTGGCTACCGGGTCAAGGCCAGGGCATCCTATGTGGATGAGACTTTGTTTGGCAGCCCTGCGGGTACCCGGCCCACACCACCAGACTTTGACCCGCCTTGGGTGGAGAAGGCCAACAGAACCAGTCGAGTGGGCACAGGGACATCACGGGCCTTGGGGGCCAACGGGAGCTGTGAGAACACCTCCTCCAGGGTCAGCACCCCGACCCTCACACCGAGGAAGAAGAACAGATACAG ACTGATCAGCCACACTCCTTCTTACTGCGATGAGTCGCTGTTTGGCTCCCGACCCGAGGGCACCAGCTGGGAGGGCCCGTGGACGGCAAAGGGGGATGCTGCAAAACTCCATGCCCTCTTCTGGAcacccccagccacccccaggggCAGCCAGTCGCCCCGCCCCAGGGACACCCCACTGCGAGCCGTTCACCCAGCTGGTCCCTCGAAGCCAGAGCCCAAGGTGGCGGCAGATACCCAGAAGTTGTCCGTGGACGGGTTAGACTCTCCACGCCCTCCGAGGCGAGAACGTTCCCATTCCCTCACACACCTGACCGTCCCCGGCACGGGTCGCCCACACACCAGTGCCTCCCACGCCAGTGGGCCTCGGGATCCCAGGCCTTCCCCGTCGGGGGTGACCTTCCAGAGCCCCCTCGTGACTCCCAGGGCTCGCTCGGTCCGTGTTTCAGTGCCAGCCGCCCCCCAGCGAGGTGGGGCCACCCGGAAACCAAAGCCCCCTTGGAAATGA